Proteins co-encoded in one Saprospira grandis genomic window:
- a CDS encoding CotH kinase family protein produces the protein MRLWIFLLFWANLLSAQVPPSAYYAKELPIHLTDSQSLQLFSPPQLLQGPLDTLLQRPQFAIWQKGDSLSYRSYLVQEAPSQLITVSLFVQPKLLWDDNKGIYSKGLRAWPIFPYKGANFYQKKEVPAQLALIDSSGLLWQGPVGLSIFGGNSRAYEQKSLAIYARSSYGAKWIRYPIFPDLPYKKYKRLVLRNSGSGFKGSHLRDAFIGKLGRELGLGVQAYRPARVYINGQYWGILNIREKLTARYLEQHYGVDKDSLDLMEYSVNVNAGSSAHYLRLRKYMQQHNLADSQHYAQVGRWMDVQNFMDYQIMQIYADNQDAGGNIKFWRPKTANGRWQWLLYDTDYGFGFYSKGGYDFNSLKFHTEANGPRWPNPPWSTFLLRQLLKNQGFRQAFLQRFCDRINGHFQAERLCNRLDSMGQVLRPELWRHQLRWQLHHSLWTNRMQEMAEFAHKRPSYMAQFLAEFFPEFGPQQSLVLQTQGDGFVRVNDLYNTEGLAQGLYFQGLGLRLKAQPYLDQRFSHWIINGQRYEGQSLALPPQARDSLYITAVFELAPKRDLIINEFSCRDTLAGDWIEFFNASAQALQLEKYALEDEKGHHYQFAAGKLPAGAYLVLCRDSLGFKKRFPDFSGQLWSGLNFGLGAKSDQLLLYAQNELVDSLSYKLGKSKDSLFLSLALRHPYLQRSNFALNWKKERNAGSPGQENPIYSKKRKERSLSKDWKAANFAPYLWGLALFLGLLLAAYGLGQYRGRE, from the coding sequence ATGCGCCTATGGATTTTTCTGCTGTTTTGGGCCAATCTGCTCTCCGCCCAAGTTCCGCCTTCGGCTTATTATGCCAAAGAGCTGCCCATTCATTTGACCGATAGCCAAAGCCTTCAACTTTTTTCTCCGCCCCAACTCCTCCAAGGACCATTAGATACCTTGCTCCAAAGGCCCCAATTTGCCATCTGGCAAAAGGGCGATAGCCTAAGCTATCGCAGCTATTTGGTCCAAGAGGCCCCCAGCCAATTAATTACGGTCAGCCTTTTTGTCCAACCCAAACTCCTCTGGGATGACAATAAAGGAATTTATAGCAAAGGCCTCCGCGCTTGGCCCATCTTCCCCTATAAAGGCGCCAATTTCTACCAAAAGAAAGAGGTCCCCGCCCAGTTGGCATTAATAGATAGTAGCGGCCTGCTCTGGCAAGGCCCCGTTGGCCTTAGCATTTTTGGCGGCAATAGCCGAGCCTATGAACAAAAGTCTCTAGCCATTTATGCCCGCTCTTCTTATGGGGCCAAATGGATCCGCTACCCCATTTTTCCAGATTTACCTTATAAGAAGTATAAACGCCTGGTCCTCCGAAATTCAGGCAGTGGCTTTAAGGGCAGCCACCTCCGAGATGCTTTTATTGGCAAATTGGGCCGTGAATTGGGCCTGGGCGTTCAAGCCTACCGCCCCGCTAGGGTCTATATTAATGGCCAATATTGGGGCATCCTCAATATCCGAGAGAAATTGACGGCCCGCTATCTCGAACAACATTATGGGGTAGATAAAGATAGTTTGGACCTTATGGAGTATAGTGTGAATGTTAATGCCGGCAGCTCCGCCCACTATTTGCGCCTGCGCAAGTATATGCAGCAACATAATTTGGCCGATAGCCAACATTATGCGCAAGTTGGCCGCTGGATGGATGTCCAAAATTTTATGGATTATCAAATTATGCAAATCTATGCCGATAATCAGGACGCTGGCGGAAATATTAAGTTTTGGCGACCAAAAACAGCCAATGGCCGCTGGCAATGGCTGCTCTATGATACCGATTATGGCTTTGGCTTTTATAGTAAAGGCGGCTACGATTTTAATAGCCTGAAATTTCATACGGAAGCTAATGGCCCCCGCTGGCCCAATCCGCCCTGGTCCACGTTTTTGCTCCGCCAATTGCTCAAAAACCAAGGTTTTCGCCAAGCGTTTTTACAACGCTTTTGCGACCGAATTAATGGCCATTTTCAAGCAGAACGCCTCTGCAACCGCCTAGATAGTATGGGCCAAGTTCTCCGTCCAGAACTTTGGCGCCACCAGTTGCGCTGGCAATTGCACCACAGCCTCTGGACCAACCGCATGCAGGAGATGGCCGAGTTTGCCCACAAACGCCCCAGCTATATGGCCCAATTCTTAGCCGAGTTTTTCCCAGAATTTGGTCCCCAACAAAGCCTTGTTCTGCAAACCCAAGGAGATGGCTTTGTCCGTGTCAATGATTTATATAATACAGAAGGCCTAGCCCAGGGCCTCTATTTTCAGGGTTTGGGGCTGCGCCTAAAGGCGCAGCCCTATCTGGACCAAAGGTTCTCGCATTGGATCATTAACGGCCAACGCTATGAGGGCCAAAGTCTAGCATTGCCTCCCCAAGCTAGAGATAGCCTTTATATTACCGCCGTTTTTGAGCTAGCCCCAAAACGAGACTTGATTATTAATGAGTTTAGCTGCCGAGATACTCTTGCGGGCGATTGGATTGAGTTTTTTAATGCCAGCGCCCAAGCACTGCAGCTAGAAAAATATGCCCTAGAAGATGAAAAGGGCCATCACTACCAGTTTGCAGCGGGCAAATTGCCCGCTGGGGCCTATTTGGTCCTTTGTCGAGATAGCCTAGGCTTCAAAAAGCGCTTTCCAGATTTCTCGGGCCAGCTTTGGAGCGGCCTTAATTTTGGCCTAGGCGCCAAAAGCGATCAGCTTCTGCTCTATGCCCAAAATGAGTTGGTAGATAGCCTAAGCTACAAGCTGGGAAAGTCAAAAGATTCTTTATTTTTGTCCTTGGCCCTAAGGCATCCCTATCTGCAAAGAAGCAACTTTGCCCTCAACTGGAAAAAGGAGCGCAATGCAGGTAGCCCCGGCCAAGAAAATCCCATATACAGCAAAAAACGAAAAGAACGCAGCTTGTCCAAAGACTGGAAAGCCGCAAATTTTGCCCCCTATCTATGGGGATTAGCCCTTTTTCTGGGCCTGCTCCTGGCAGCCTATGGCTTGGGCCAATATCGAGGCAGGGAATAA
- a CDS encoding alpha/beta fold hydrolase, whose product MMRWKKWRKIGLLFSLFLGLSFISDACMQFRMSDKKVQKKFKKLPIKPKIGRYELDGRTIRYLELGPEDAPTIVFIHGAPGSSQDYMKYLQDSSLYQNYHLLAVDRPGYGYSNFGKALPSIAEQARYLAPVLALNQYKKPPILVGHSYGGPVAVRLAMDYPEQTGPLYLLASALDPEHEKVFWFNYPMRYTIFNWPLPRSLKVANKEKLAHAKELEEMLPLWENLENETVLVHGRNDKIVPIENSYFAEKALTKAAVDSLYQDKMNHFLIWNRYELIRDRLLELANNYTKD is encoded by the coding sequence ATGATGCGATGGAAAAAATGGCGTAAAATCGGTCTTTTATTTAGCCTTTTTCTGGGCTTGAGCTTTATTTCAGATGCCTGTATGCAATTTAGAATGTCGGACAAAAAGGTTCAAAAGAAGTTTAAAAAGTTGCCCATCAAGCCCAAAATTGGCCGCTATGAATTGGATGGCCGAACCATTCGCTATCTGGAATTAGGGCCAGAAGATGCCCCGACCATTGTTTTTATTCATGGTGCGCCGGGCTCTTCTCAGGACTATATGAAGTATTTGCAGGATAGCAGTTTGTACCAAAATTATCATCTTTTGGCTGTAGATCGCCCTGGCTATGGCTACTCTAATTTTGGCAAAGCGCTACCCTCTATTGCCGAGCAGGCCCGCTATCTGGCGCCCGTTTTGGCCCTCAATCAATACAAAAAACCGCCTATTTTGGTGGGCCATTCTTATGGTGGGCCGGTGGCTGTTCGTCTGGCCATGGATTATCCCGAGCAGACGGGGCCACTCTACCTTTTGGCCTCGGCCCTAGACCCCGAGCACGAGAAGGTGTTCTGGTTCAATTACCCTATGCGCTATACCATTTTTAATTGGCCTTTGCCCCGCTCGTTAAAGGTGGCCAATAAAGAGAAATTGGCCCATGCCAAGGAGCTAGAAGAGATGTTGCCGCTTTGGGAAAATCTAGAAAATGAAACGGTTTTGGTCCATGGCCGAAACGATAAGATTGTCCCTATAGAAAACTCTTATTTCGCAGAAAAAGCCCTAACTAAGGCCGCTGTAGATAGCCTCTATCAAGACAAAATGAACCACTTCCTGATCTGGAACCGCTATGAATTGATCCGTGATCGCTTGCTGGAGTTGGCCAATAATTATACTAAGGACTAA
- a CDS encoding transglutaminase domain-containing protein: MKKLSLLQKIFSLIGFIGILMLVPGLFYAAGWEGPVNFLENIAPWGDRSLMTVIAFILMGLMFLFGGGHNVSATFVGYLIGFFLISTAVEISFMGWFRNWAAGIGFLSVPQLNYIVGIITVSSGILMSFNHRIPLFAELAALVILPIGFLVTTDQMNWLRLENQDFEISVDAGMQKLGKMIDKKYLKLPSVKQYLQKVEEDESLEEGEKEAKIKELQERISRMEEDQQTIEELKKQNEEYAKQMAQQRQNLKDFSWCASSKESSKMVKRIAEAVVPGQPCVRDFAVSLVKAESGPYYDYQRGLPGRNGIKQICALHMHLSSHWSYVNDPTVLRDDFYSPADRTIAVDLAGDCDDFAALTASCIESIGGVSRIMVGRCSGGGHAWAEVLIGSQSDWDRAVKAIRSYYNKPNMTINGLKDAQGLHWLCLDWKMGQYSCNDSGTQCWYTSKEQKTKKY; the protein is encoded by the coding sequence ATGAAAAAACTATCTTTACTACAAAAAATCTTTAGCCTTATCGGTTTCATTGGCATTTTGATGTTGGTGCCTGGGCTATTTTATGCTGCAGGCTGGGAGGGCCCCGTCAATTTTCTGGAAAACATTGCTCCTTGGGGCGACCGCTCTCTTATGACAGTTATTGCCTTTATCCTGATGGGCCTGATGTTCCTTTTTGGGGGCGGGCATAATGTGAGTGCCACCTTTGTGGGCTACCTCATTGGCTTCTTTTTAATTTCTACGGCTGTAGAAATTAGTTTTATGGGCTGGTTTAGGAATTGGGCCGCGGGGATTGGCTTTTTGTCGGTGCCGCAATTAAATTATATAGTGGGCATCATTACGGTCAGTAGTGGCATTTTGATGAGTTTCAACCATAGGATTCCCCTTTTTGCAGAGCTAGCGGCCTTGGTCATCTTGCCCATTGGTTTTTTAGTGACCACAGACCAAATGAATTGGTTGCGTTTAGAGAATCAGGACTTTGAGATTTCTGTGGATGCGGGTATGCAGAAATTAGGAAAAATGATTGATAAGAAGTACCTCAAATTACCTTCGGTTAAGCAGTATCTACAAAAAGTAGAGGAAGATGAAAGCTTAGAAGAGGGAGAAAAAGAGGCCAAAATTAAAGAATTGCAGGAGCGCATTTCTCGGATGGAGGAAGACCAGCAGACCATAGAAGAGCTCAAGAAGCAAAATGAAGAATATGCCAAGCAGATGGCTCAACAGCGGCAAAACCTCAAGGATTTTAGTTGGTGTGCCAGCTCTAAAGAGTCAAGCAAGATGGTGAAACGCATTGCGGAGGCGGTCGTACCTGGGCAGCCTTGTGTGCGGGACTTTGCGGTCTCTTTGGTCAAGGCAGAATCTGGACCGTATTATGATTATCAGCGGGGATTGCCAGGCCGCAACGGAATTAAGCAGATTTGTGCCTTGCATATGCACCTCAGTTCTCATTGGAGCTATGTCAATGACCCCACGGTCCTAAGAGATGACTTCTACTCCCCTGCCGATCGGACCATTGCGGTAGATTTGGCTGGCGATTGTGATGATTTTGCAGCCCTAACGGCCTCTTGTATAGAATCTATTGGTGGCGTATCGAGAATTATGGTGGGCCGCTGTAGTGGCGGGGGCCATGCTTGGGCCGAGGTTCTTATTGGTAGCCAAAGTGATTGGGACCGGGCAGTAAAGGCTATTCGTAGTTATTACAACAAGCCTAATATGACCATCAATGGCTTAAAGGATGCCCAAGGGCTGCATTGGCTTTGCTTAGATTGGAAAATGGGCCAATATTCTTGTAATGATTCTGGTACCCAGTGTTGGTACACCTCTAAAGAGCAAAAAACAAAGAAATATTAG
- a CDS encoding ATP-binding cassette domain-containing protein has protein sequence MSIVVENLSKVYGEQTAVDNLSFELKKGEILGFLGPNGAGKSSTMKMLTTFIPPTSGRAFVAGFDIEKEGDELRKRVGYLPQDNPLYLDMYVREYLLFIAGLHRLDRKKARVDQMIEQTGLSREAHKLIGSLSGGYRQRVGLAQALLHDPEVLILDEPTSGLDPNQLVEIRALVRQLGEEKTVLFSSHIMQEIEALCDRVLILNRGKLVADDRISNLQTKLGQEQRVKVLFKEKVSRQQLEQLGQVEPLGGGAFLLSSSQKNDLREALFRFAVDQKLSLLELVPERSSIEQVFQKLTS, from the coding sequence ATGTCAATAGTTGTAGAAAATCTGAGCAAAGTATATGGCGAGCAAACCGCCGTGGATAACCTGAGTTTTGAACTAAAAAAAGGCGAAATTCTCGGCTTTTTGGGGCCCAATGGCGCCGGAAAAAGCAGCACGATGAAAATGCTAACCACCTTTATTCCACCTACTTCTGGACGGGCATTTGTGGCTGGTTTTGATATCGAAAAAGAGGGGGATGAACTGCGCAAAAGAGTGGGCTATCTGCCCCAAGATAATCCCCTTTATTTGGATATGTATGTGCGAGAATATCTGCTTTTTATTGCGGGTTTGCACCGTTTGGACCGCAAAAAAGCGCGGGTAGATCAGATGATTGAGCAAACGGGCCTGAGCCGAGAAGCGCATAAATTGATCGGGAGTTTATCGGGTGGATATCGCCAAAGGGTGGGCCTAGCGCAAGCCCTTTTGCATGATCCCGAAGTGCTGATTTTAGATGAGCCGACCTCGGGTTTGGACCCCAACCAATTGGTGGAAATTCGGGCGCTAGTGCGCCAACTCGGGGAGGAGAAAACCGTTTTATTTTCTTCTCATATTATGCAAGAAATTGAGGCCCTTTGCGATCGGGTCCTCATCCTGAACCGCGGTAAATTGGTGGCCGATGACCGCATTAGCAATTTGCAGACGAAATTGGGCCAAGAACAAAGAGTAAAAGTGCTTTTCAAAGAAAAAGTGAGCCGCCAACAACTAGAGCAATTGGGCCAAGTAGAACCCCTTGGCGGAGGGGCATTTTTGCTTAGCTCTAGCCAAAAAAACGATTTACGAGAAGCGCTTTTCCGTTTTGCCGTAGACCAAAAGTTGAGCCTCCTCGAATTGGTGCCCGAACGTTCCAGCATTGAGCAGGTTTTCCAAAAACTGACTAGCTAA